One window of the Streptococcus parasanguinis ATCC 15912 genome contains the following:
- a CDS encoding endonuclease MutS2, which yields MNKKILDILEFDKVKQLFEPYLQTEQGEMELATLTPTDKRESIETAFMELEDMEQILLEEPRFAVSTIQDVRPVAKRLEMEASLNIDELLALKAVLRVTHELKDFYDNLENVRLERLNRLFDNLVDLPRLQGGLQAINEGGFVESFASEKLAKIRRRIQENEHQVREILQDLLKSKADMLADAVIASRNGRNVLPVKNTYRNRIAGVVHDISASGNTVYIEPRAVVNLNEEIANHRADERYEIIQILEELSDTLRPHAAEIANNAWIIGHLDLIKAKYRFMRDCKAVVPEVSSNRSVQLLQLRHPLIENAVANDLHFTEDLTEIVITGPNTGGKTIMLKTLGLAQIMAQSGLPILADPGSRVGIFSQVFADIGDEQSIEQSLSTFSSHMTNIVSILHQVDTASLILLDELGAGTDPQEGAGLAIAILEDLRLRGIKTMATTHYPELKAYGIETAGVQNASMEFDTASLRPTYRFMQGVPGRSNAFEIARRLGLSETIIQDAMKMTNTDNDVNQIIEKLEAQTLESRKRLDTIQEVEQENLKFNRALRKLYNELTRERETELNKAREEAKEIVDMALSESDRILQGLHAKSQLKPHEIIEAKAQLKKLAPETVDLSKNMVLKKAKKARAPKVGDEILVISYGQRGTLVKQLKDGRWEAQVGLIKMTLEEKEFNLIKAEKEAAQPKKHQVNVVKRSNTSGPRARLDLRGKRYEEAMQELDGFIDQALLNNMAQVDIIHGIGTGVIREGVTKYLRRNKHVKSFEYAPQNAGGSGATIVTFKG from the coding sequence ATGAATAAAAAAATCTTAGATATTCTGGAGTTTGACAAGGTCAAGCAACTCTTTGAACCCTATCTACAGACAGAACAAGGGGAGATGGAGCTAGCAACCCTTACTCCAACTGATAAAAGAGAAAGCATCGAAACGGCCTTTATGGAGTTGGAAGATATGGAGCAGATCCTCTTGGAAGAGCCTCGCTTTGCCGTGTCGACGATTCAAGATGTCCGTCCAGTGGCCAAGCGTTTGGAGATGGAGGCATCCCTCAATATCGATGAATTACTAGCGCTAAAAGCGGTCCTTCGGGTGACACATGAGCTCAAGGATTTCTACGACAACTTGGAAAATGTCCGTCTGGAAAGGCTCAATCGCCTCTTTGACAACTTGGTGGATTTACCACGCCTACAAGGTGGGCTTCAAGCTATCAACGAAGGAGGCTTTGTCGAGTCTTTTGCCAGTGAAAAATTGGCCAAAATCCGCCGTCGAATCCAGGAAAATGAACACCAGGTCAGAGAGATTCTCCAAGACCTGCTGAAAAGCAAGGCCGATATGTTAGCGGATGCTGTGATTGCTAGTCGGAATGGCCGCAATGTTCTACCAGTAAAAAACACCTATCGTAACCGCATTGCAGGGGTGGTCCACGATATCTCAGCCAGCGGGAATACCGTTTATATCGAGCCTCGGGCAGTCGTCAATCTTAATGAAGAAATTGCCAACCATCGAGCCGATGAACGGTATGAAATCATTCAGATTCTGGAGGAATTGTCTGACACCCTGCGCCCTCATGCAGCAGAGATTGCAAATAACGCTTGGATTATCGGTCACTTGGACTTGATCAAAGCCAAGTATCGGTTTATGCGCGATTGTAAGGCAGTGGTACCAGAGGTTAGCAGCAATCGCTCTGTTCAGCTCTTGCAACTACGTCATCCCTTGATTGAAAATGCTGTCGCGAATGACCTACATTTTACCGAGGACTTGACAGAAATCGTGATTACCGGTCCCAATACAGGGGGGAAAACCATCATGCTAAAAACGCTGGGATTAGCGCAAATTATGGCCCAGTCTGGTCTTCCCATCCTAGCAGATCCAGGTAGTCGTGTGGGCATCTTCTCACAGGTCTTTGCGGATATTGGAGATGAACAATCGATCGAGCAGAGCTTGTCGACCTTCTCCAGTCATATGACCAATATCGTATCTATCTTACATCAAGTGGATACTGCCTCCTTGATCCTTCTGGATGAGTTGGGGGCTGGAACCGATCCTCAAGAGGGGGCTGGCCTTGCTATTGCTATCCTAGAAGACCTGCGTTTACGCGGGATTAAGACCATGGCGACAACCCACTATCCAGAGCTCAAGGCTTATGGAATTGAGACTGCAGGAGTGCAAAATGCCAGTATGGAATTTGATACAGCGAGTCTACGTCCGACCTATCGCTTCATGCAAGGAGTTCCTGGCCGCTCCAATGCCTTTGAAATTGCCCGCCGTTTGGGCTTGTCTGAGACTATTATCCAGGATGCCATGAAGATGACCAATACGGATAATGATGTCAATCAAATTATTGAAAAATTGGAGGCGCAGACCTTAGAAAGTCGCAAGCGCTTGGATACCATTCAAGAGGTCGAGCAAGAAAATCTCAAATTCAATCGCGCTCTTCGAAAACTCTATAACGAACTGACCCGAGAGAGAGAAACAGAGCTCAATAAGGCGAGAGAAGAGGCCAAGGAAATTGTGGACATGGCCCTTTCAGAGAGTGACCGGATCCTTCAAGGCCTTCATGCTAAATCCCAGTTGAAACCACATGAAATTATTGAGGCCAAGGCTCAGTTGAAAAAACTAGCGCCTGAGACCGTCGACCTTTCAAAAAATATGGTTTTGAAAAAAGCCAAAAAGGCGCGTGCTCCTAAGGTAGGAGATGAAATCTTGGTTATCAGCTATGGCCAACGTGGAACCCTGGTCAAGCAACTCAAAGATGGCCGCTGGGAGGCGCAAGTCGGCTTGATCAAGATGACCTTGGAAGAAAAAGAATTCAACCTCATCAAGGCTGAAAAAGAAGCGGCTCAACCTAAGAAACACCAGGTGAATGTCGTCAAACGCTCGAACACGAGTGGTCCGAGAGCGCGTCTGGACCTCCGTGGAAAACGCTATGAAGAGGCCATGCAAGAGCTAGATGGCTTTATCGATCAGGCCCTCCTCAACAATATGGCCCAAGTCGATATCATCCACGGGATTGGGACGGGAGTTATTCGTGAAGGGGTGACCAAGTATCTCCGCCGCAACAAACATGTCAAGAGTTTTGAATATGCCCCCCAAAATGCGGGCGGAAGCGGCGCGACTATTGTTACGTTTAAAGGATAA
- a CDS encoding CvpA family protein, translating to MLTFLILLILAWSFYIGYARGIILQSYYFLVTLVALLIAGGSYKGLAKVLSLWVPFSSPTRQSVNYFYANRYLFQLDDIFYAGLAYVLIFAIVYLIGRVIGIFMHLVPQPEKLEDRKYQIGAGVIAVVITLLVIQMGLTVLSTVPMASIQNRLNASGLIRFIILHTPISSSLFHNLWVTAIIGA from the coding sequence ATGTTAACTTTCTTAATCTTATTGATTTTGGCATGGAGCTTTTATATTGGCTATGCAAGAGGGATTATCCTCCAGTCTTATTACTTTCTAGTGACCTTAGTGGCCCTCTTGATTGCAGGTGGTAGCTACAAGGGACTGGCCAAGGTGTTGTCTCTATGGGTTCCTTTTTCGAGTCCTACTCGGCAATCGGTGAATTATTTTTATGCCAACCGCTACCTATTTCAATTAGATGACATCTTTTATGCAGGTTTAGCTTATGTATTGATTTTTGCGATAGTCTATCTGATTGGTCGTGTGATTGGGATTTTTATGCACTTGGTACCCCAGCCAGAAAAACTGGAGGATCGCAAGTATCAAATTGGAGCGGGTGTGATCGCCGTCGTGATAACTCTCTTGGTCATCCAGATGGGCTTGACTGTCCTCTCAACGGTTCCCATGGCTTCCATCCAAAATAGACTAAATGCAAGTGGATTGATCCGCTTTATCATCCTTCATACCCCGATCAGTTCCAGTCTGTTCCACAACTTGTGGGTGACTGCGATTATCGGAGCTTAA
- the rnhC gene encoding ribonuclease HIII, whose product MESMTLTPTQEQILDFVHTYRSSLTQSKNPHMDYFFRLEGATVSIYKSGKVLLQGNDLTPYLTFFGHDAENPKSSTTSSARQDLAMIGTDEVGNGSYFGGLTVVASFVTPDQHDWLKKLGVGDSKTLDDRKIQQLAPLLEENIQHQALLLSPKKYNEVIASGYNAVSVKVALHNQAIYLLLNKRVQAERIVIDAFTTAKNYQKYVKAEKNQVSQAIELEEKAEGKYLAVAVSSIIARNLFLQNLEDLGKELGFNLPSGAGAKSDQVAAKLLQTYGMKALDYCAKLHFKNTEKAKKLLER is encoded by the coding sequence ATGGAAAGTATGACACTCACTCCAACACAGGAGCAAATTCTTGATTTTGTCCATACCTATCGCAGTTCTCTCACTCAAAGCAAGAACCCTCATATGGATTATTTCTTTCGACTAGAGGGAGCGACCGTTTCGATCTACAAGTCTGGAAAAGTCTTGCTTCAAGGCAATGACCTTACTCCTTACCTGACCTTTTTCGGGCATGATGCTGAGAACCCCAAGAGTTCTACTACTTCATCTGCACGACAAGATCTCGCCATGATCGGAACCGACGAGGTCGGAAACGGCTCTTATTTTGGTGGACTCACCGTCGTCGCATCCTTTGTCACACCTGACCAGCACGACTGGCTCAAAAAGCTCGGTGTTGGGGATTCAAAGACCTTGGATGATCGAAAAATTCAGCAATTGGCTCCTCTCCTTGAGGAAAACATCCAGCACCAAGCACTCTTATTATCCCCAAAGAAGTACAATGAAGTCATTGCTTCTGGCTACAATGCTGTTTCAGTCAAAGTGGCCCTGCACAATCAAGCTATCTATCTTCTATTAAATAAAAGAGTCCAAGCAGAGCGAATTGTGATCGATGCCTTTACGACGGCTAAAAACTACCAAAAATACGTGAAAGCTGAAAAAAATCAGGTCTCCCAAGCTATTGAGTTGGAAGAAAAAGCAGAAGGTAAGTATTTAGCTGTTGCAGTTAGTTCCATCATCGCCCGCAATCTCTTCCTTCAAAATCTGGAAGATCTGGGCAAGGAACTGGGCTTTAATCTCCCTAGTGGAGCAGGGGCTAAATCAGACCAAGTCGCTGCTAAATTGCTTCAGACCTACGGGATGAAAGCTCTGGATTATTGTGCCAAACTCCATTTTAAAAACACAGAAAAAGCAAAGAAATTACTAGAAAGATAA
- the lepB gene encoding signal peptidase I, with protein sequence MSKRSSKHSSSSPVVRFLKEWGLFSIIVGLIIASRIFLWAPVKVDGHSMDPTLADSEYLLVVNHLSIDRFDIVVASEKDDDGKTKDIVKRVIGLPGDTIQYDNDTLYINGKKTTEPYLKDYIARFKKDKLQSTYTGKGFEENGELFRQLANTAQAFTVDKDGNPKFTLKLLDDEYLLLGDDRIVSKDSRQVGAFKKEQIKGQAVFRLWPIYPFKTY encoded by the coding sequence ATGTCAAAAAGAAGTTCAAAACATTCATCTAGCTCACCAGTGGTGAGGTTCCTTAAAGAATGGGGCCTCTTCAGCATCATTGTTGGTCTCATCATCGCCTCACGTATCTTCCTTTGGGCTCCGGTCAAGGTGGATGGCCATTCAATGGATCCAACCCTGGCTGATAGCGAGTACCTCCTTGTGGTCAACCACCTCTCGATTGATCGTTTCGACATTGTCGTTGCCAGTGAAAAAGACGACGACGGCAAAACCAAGGACATCGTCAAGCGGGTCATCGGTCTTCCTGGAGATACCATCCAATACGATAATGATACCCTGTATATCAATGGAAAAAAGACCACTGAGCCCTATTTGAAAGACTACATCGCTCGTTTCAAAAAAGATAAATTGCAATCGACCTATACTGGAAAAGGGTTCGAAGAAAATGGAGAACTCTTCCGCCAATTGGCCAATACAGCTCAAGCTTTTACTGTAGACAAGGATGGCAATCCTAAATTTACCTTGAAGTTGCTCGACGATGAATACCTCTTACTCGGAGATGACCGGATCGTTTCAAAAGATAGCCGTCAGGTCGGAGCTTTCAAGAAAGAACAAATCAAAGGGCAAGCCGTCTTTAGACTATGGCCTATCTACCCTTTCAAAACTTATTAG
- the recD2 gene encoding SF1B family DNA helicase RecD2, whose translation MEYYFSGTIERIIFENPSSFFRILLLDISDTDAEDFDDFEIIVTGTMADIMEGEDYTFWGELVHHPKYGEQLKISRYERAKPSSKGLVKYFSSDHFKGIGLKTAQKIVDLYGDNTIDKILEAPEKLEEITGLSKKNRLAFVEKLRQNYGTERILAQLANYGIPNKLAFQIQDFYKEETLQIVEQQPYQLVEDIQGMGFKIADQLAEELGIASDAPERFRAGLIHSLFSYSIETGNTYIQAKDLLRYTIDLLESARPVELDPSTVAQELGHLIEEDKVQNVDTKIFDNSLFFAEEGIRSHIGRLLEKGKKASFDPEKINQAIEEVEKDLGIRYDAIQKEAIHQAIQNKVFILTGGPGTGKTTVINGMISVYAQLHQLDLRKKKDLPILLAAPTGRAARRMNELTGLPSATIHRHLGMTGDDDTSHLEDYLDADFIIVDEFSMVDTWLANQLLSNIATDTKLLIVGDADQLPSVSPGQVLADLLQIPSIPQTKLEHIFRQSEDSTIVSLAGDIRQGKLPQDFTERKADRSYFEAGSEHIPKMIEQITSAALRSQIPARDIQVLAPMYKGQAGIDNINTLMQDLLNPAVKDQVVFDTPDCQYRDGDKVIHLVNDAESNVFNGDIGYITDLLPGKYTESKQDELTIQFDGNEIVYPRNEWYKIRLAYAMSIHKSQGSEFPVVILPITNQSHRMLQRNLIYTAITRSKSKLILLGEYSAFDYATKNTGTARKTYLVERFKDLDGGEATKDSSSSVDTASATVESARSKEGTVETKTEPDEPTVYRLTEDNLHTISPMIGLTEEEIAAFFDVKQPN comes from the coding sequence ATGGAATATTATTTTTCTGGTACTATTGAGCGCATTATTTTTGAAAATCCTAGCAGTTTTTTTCGAATCCTCTTACTCGACATTAGCGATACAGATGCAGAAGACTTTGATGATTTTGAGATCATTGTGACAGGCACCATGGCAGATATCATGGAAGGCGAAGACTACACCTTCTGGGGGGAGCTGGTCCATCATCCTAAATACGGAGAACAACTCAAAATCAGTCGCTATGAACGTGCCAAACCCTCTAGCAAGGGCTTGGTGAAATATTTTTCCAGCGATCACTTCAAAGGAATTGGTCTCAAAACGGCTCAAAAAATCGTGGACCTCTATGGGGACAATACCATTGACAAAATTCTGGAAGCTCCTGAAAAATTAGAAGAAATTACTGGTCTCTCCAAGAAAAACCGCCTAGCTTTTGTGGAAAAACTTCGTCAGAATTACGGAACGGAACGCATTCTCGCCCAACTAGCCAATTATGGCATTCCCAATAAATTGGCCTTTCAGATCCAGGATTTCTACAAGGAAGAAACTCTCCAGATCGTGGAGCAACAGCCCTACCAATTGGTGGAAGACATCCAAGGTATGGGCTTTAAAATCGCGGACCAACTAGCAGAAGAATTGGGTATTGCAAGTGACGCTCCCGAGCGTTTCCGAGCAGGTCTGATCCACAGCCTCTTTAGCTACTCTATCGAGACTGGAAATACCTATATCCAAGCCAAGGACCTCCTGCGCTATACCATTGACCTTCTAGAATCAGCTCGTCCAGTAGAATTGGATCCTTCCACTGTCGCCCAAGAATTAGGCCACCTCATCGAGGAAGACAAGGTCCAAAACGTGGACACCAAGATCTTTGACAACAGCCTTTTCTTTGCGGAAGAAGGGATTCGCAGCCATATTGGCCGATTGCTGGAGAAGGGTAAAAAAGCTTCGTTTGACCCTGAGAAAATCAACCAAGCTATCGAGGAGGTTGAAAAAGATCTGGGGATTCGCTACGATGCGATTCAAAAAGAGGCGATTCACCAAGCTATCCAAAACAAGGTCTTTATCCTCACCGGGGGACCAGGGACAGGAAAGACTACCGTTATCAATGGGATGATCAGCGTCTATGCCCAACTCCACCAGCTGGATCTTCGGAAGAAAAAAGACCTGCCGATCCTGCTGGCTGCCCCAACGGGACGAGCAGCTAGGCGCATGAATGAGCTGACAGGACTTCCGAGTGCCACTATCCACCGCCATTTGGGGATGACTGGGGATGATGACACCAGCCACTTAGAGGACTATCTGGATGCAGACTTTATCATTGTGGACGAATTTTCCATGGTTGATACCTGGCTGGCTAATCAATTACTTAGCAACATCGCAACAGATACGAAACTCTTGATTGTGGGGGATGCCGACCAATTACCTTCCGTCAGCCCTGGTCAGGTCTTGGCTGATCTCTTGCAGATCCCAAGCATCCCTCAGACCAAACTCGAACATATTTTCCGTCAGAGTGAGGACTCGACCATTGTCTCACTAGCAGGAGACATTCGCCAAGGCAAGCTACCTCAAGATTTCACAGAACGAAAAGCTGACCGCTCTTATTTCGAAGCTGGAAGCGAACACATCCCTAAGATGATCGAACAAATCACTTCTGCTGCCCTTCGTAGTCAAATCCCTGCTCGAGATATCCAAGTCTTGGCACCCATGTACAAGGGCCAGGCCGGCATTGACAATATCAATACGCTCATGCAAGACCTTCTCAATCCAGCTGTCAAAGATCAGGTTGTTTTTGACACACCAGACTGCCAATACCGCGATGGAGACAAGGTCATCCATCTGGTCAATGATGCAGAAAGCAATGTCTTTAACGGAGATATTGGCTACATCACCGATCTTCTCCCAGGAAAATATACAGAATCCAAGCAAGATGAATTGACCATCCAATTTGATGGCAATGAAATCGTCTACCCGCGCAATGAATGGTACAAGATTCGCTTAGCCTATGCAATGAGTATTCACAAATCGCAAGGAAGCGAGTTTCCGGTGGTGATTCTACCCATTACCAATCAAAGCCACCGGATGTTGCAACGTAATTTGATCTATACTGCCATCACGCGCTCTAAGAGCAAGCTGATTCTCTTAGGGGAATACAGCGCCTTTGATTACGCCACTAAAAATACTGGTACTGCGCGCAAGACCTACTTGGTTGAACGCTTTAAGGACCTGGACGGAGGCGAGGCGACCAAGGACTCTTCTTCATCCGTTGACACCGCTTCTGCTACAGTCGAATCCGCACGAAGCAAGGAAGGGACTGTTGAAACGAAGACTGAGCCTGATGAACCGACTGTCTATCGACTGACTGAAGACAATCTCCACACCATCTCTCCTATGATCGGACTGACTGAAGAAGAGATTGCAGCCTTTTTTGATGTCAAACAACCTAATTGA
- the dinB gene encoding DNA polymerase IV: MLIFPLVNDTSRKIIHIDMDAFFAAVEERDNPSLKGKPVVIGQDPRQSGGRGVVSTCNYEARKYGIHSAMSSKEALDLCPQAIFISGNYEKYREVGEQVREIFKRYTDLIEPMSIDEAYLDVTENKIQSKSAVKIARLIQHAIWEELHLTASAGVSYNKFLAKMASDYQKPRGLTVVLPEDAEDFLSQMDIAKFHGVGKKTVERLHEMGVYTGADLLAIPEMTLIDRFGRFGYDLFRKARGIHNSPVKSHRIRKSIGKERTYRKLLYAEDDILEEIANLSSKVAQSLEKHGKQGKTLVLKVRYGDFTTLTKRITLTEPTREAERINRSARHIFQEIESTNTGIRLLGVTMTNFVAHTELPLVEEKEDD; the protein is encoded by the coding sequence ATGCTGATATTTCCATTAGTGAATGATACGAGTCGCAAGATTATTCATATTGACATGGATGCATTTTTTGCTGCCGTCGAAGAAAGAGATAACCCTAGTTTAAAGGGGAAGCCTGTCGTAATTGGCCAGGACCCTCGTCAGTCAGGTGGGAGAGGTGTGGTCTCGACCTGTAACTATGAAGCAAGGAAATATGGGATTCATTCGGCCATGAGTTCCAAAGAAGCGCTGGACCTTTGTCCTCAAGCCATTTTTATCTCTGGAAATTATGAGAAGTACCGAGAGGTGGGCGAACAGGTTCGTGAAATTTTCAAGCGCTATACAGATCTGATCGAGCCCATGAGTATTGACGAAGCCTATCTAGATGTGACGGAAAATAAAATCCAGAGCAAATCAGCTGTCAAGATTGCCCGCTTGATTCAGCATGCGATCTGGGAAGAGCTGCATCTCACAGCTTCAGCGGGTGTCTCTTATAATAAGTTTTTGGCCAAGATGGCAAGTGACTACCAAAAGCCCCGTGGCCTAACGGTGGTCTTGCCGGAGGATGCCGAGGATTTCCTGAGCCAGATGGACATTGCCAAATTTCACGGGGTAGGAAAGAAGACAGTGGAGCGGCTGCATGAGATGGGGGTCTATACTGGTGCGGATCTTTTAGCCATCCCAGAGATGACCTTGATTGATCGATTTGGACGCTTTGGCTATGATCTCTTCCGCAAGGCGCGAGGCATTCACAATAGCCCTGTCAAGAGCCATCGCATCCGCAAGTCGATCGGAAAAGAGCGGACCTACCGCAAGCTCCTCTATGCTGAAGATGATATTTTAGAAGAAATTGCCAATCTGTCCAGTAAGGTGGCCCAATCGCTGGAAAAACACGGCAAGCAAGGCAAGACCTTGGTCTTAAAAGTGCGCTATGGAGACTTCACCACCCTGACCAAGCGGATCACCCTGACGGAGCCAACACGAGAGGCTGAGCGGATCAATCGTTCCGCTCGTCATATTTTTCAAGAAATTGAATCGACAAATACTGGAATCCGCCTCTTGGGTGTCACCATGACCAATTTCGTGGCTCATACCGAGTTGCCTTTGGTGGAAGAAAAAGAAGACGACTAG